The Pseudomonas multiresinivorans DNA window CGTTGCCGCAGCCCAGGTCGGCGGCGCGTACAGCGTGGTGGATCTGCGGCAGGTGCGGGAGAAAGGCGTGGGTGCCGATGTCCAGGCCGTCGCGGCAGAACACGTTGGCGTGGTTGACCAGCGTGAGTGCCGGTTTGTCCAGGCGGTAGCGGCTGGGGTAGGGCGAGGAGGGCGCGGGGCGCTGTTCGGTGGTGGCGACCAGCAGGCGGGCCTTCTTCACCGCCAGCGACGCTTGCATCGGGCCGATGTACTTTTCCAGCAGGTCACCGGCGGCGCGCGGCAGGTGCTTGATCATGCCGGCAGCGACCACCTTGGCACCCGGCGCGAGCTGGTCGTGCAGGCGGATCAGTTGTTCCTCCAGCAGTGCCAGTGTCTTGGGCACGCGCACCAGCACGTGGTCGAACGGGCCCTGCGGCGTTTCGCTGGCGGGCACGAAAGTCAGCGGTGCGCCGGTCAGGCCGTTGCGTTCCAGGTTGCGCTGCAGGGCGATGAAACCCAGGTGCGAATCACCGCTGCTGGTCAGCTTCACGTGGGGAGCGAGGCTGGCGGCGAGTGCGCCGAAGCTGTCGTTGAGCACCAGCACCCGGCTGTCCGCGCCGGCGCCCTGTTCGTGCAGGTGCGCGAGGAGGTACTCGTCCGCCGCATCGAAGGCCTGCAGCGGGTCTTCGCGCTGTTCGGGGTGACGGACCAGATCGAGCTGGGCGAAGGGGCTGGCGAGGACGGGCATGGGACTCTCGAACGAAGAAGGGCTGAGAACAGCTGGAGCTGGAAGTCGCAATGAGACGAGGCTGATTGCAACGAGATTGTCATCAAACTGCGAAGCAGTTGGCCATCATCCGCTTGTGCGGGGCAGCGTTATACCGAAAAATTATGACCTATCCGCCCGCTGTCGTCTTTCCATCGCTGCGTGGCGGCCTCCCAATAATAACCGGGCGCTCCAGGCGACCCGGTAGGGCCCGATCCCGGAGCTTGCCTCCGCCGACCGACGGCCACCACTCCAAGTCTTCACGAATCCTCGACACGCGACATTCGTTCGCGCGCCGGGCTATTGCCATTACATAAGGATGTCGATGTACAAGTCGTTGCTCGGGGTGGCCCTGTCCGCCCTTTTCCTCGTGGCTCAAGCGGCCGTTGCCGATGCGCCCATCGTGATCAAGTTTTCCCACGTCGTTGCCGACGACACGCCCAAGGGCCGCGGCGCGCTGCTGTTCAAGAAGCTGGTGGAAGAGCGCCTGGCCGGCCAGGTGAAGATCGAAGTGTTCCCCAACTCCACGTTGTTCGGTGATGCCGACGAACTGCAGGCCCTGCAGGACGGCAAGGTGCAGATGCTGGCGCCATCGCTGTCGAAGTTCGAGGGCTACACCAAGCAATTGGAGGTCTTCGACCTGCCGTTCCTGTTCGATGACCTGGAGGCGGTGAAGCGCTTCCAGAAGCGCGACAAGAGCCGCGAATTGCTGCACTCCATGGCGCGTTCGGGTATCTACGGCCTGGCCTACTGGAACAACGGCATGAAGCAGCTTTCCGCCAACCGCGAGCTGCGCGCGCCGGCCGACGCCAAGGGCCTGGCCTTCCGCATCCAGCCGTCCTCGGTGATCAACGCCCAGTTCGGTCTGCTCGATGCCACAGCGGTGAAGATGCCCTTCGCCGAGACCCTCAAGGCGCTGCAGGACGGCAAGGTGCAGGGCACCGAGAACACCTGGTCGAACATCGGCAGCCAGAAGCTGGACAGCGCGCAGCCGTTCATCACCGAGACCAACCACGGTGTGCTCAGCTACATGGTGATCAGCAACCAGAAGTTCTGGAACAGCATGCCGTACCCGGTGCGCACCCAGCTGGAAAGCATCATCGAAGAGGTCACCGTCGAGGTGAACA harbors:
- a CDS encoding methyltransferase; the encoded protein is MPVLASPFAQLDLVRHPEQREDPLQAFDAADEYLLAHLHEQGAGADSRVLVLNDSFGALAASLAPHVKLTSSGDSHLGFIALQRNLERNGLTGAPLTFVPASETPQGPFDHVLVRVPKTLALLEEQLIRLHDQLAPGAKVVAAGMIKHLPRAAGDLLEKYIGPMQASLAVKKARLLVATTEQRPAPSSPYPSRYRLDKPALTLVNHANVFCRDGLDIGTHAFLPHLPQIHHAVRAADLGCGNGVLGIAFALLNPQAELTLVDESYMAVQSARENWQAALGDRPVDIHPDDGLASQATDSLDLVLCNPPFHQQQVVGDFLAWRMFQQARAALVTGGELWIVGNRHLGYHAKLKRLFRGVEQVAANPKFVVLKATK
- a CDS encoding TRAP transporter substrate-binding protein, producing MYKSLLGVALSALFLVAQAAVADAPIVIKFSHVVADDTPKGRGALLFKKLVEERLAGQVKIEVFPNSTLFGDADELQALQDGKVQMLAPSLSKFEGYTKQLEVFDLPFLFDDLEAVKRFQKRDKSRELLHSMARSGIYGLAYWNNGMKQLSANRELRAPADAKGLAFRIQPSSVINAQFGLLDATAVKMPFAETLKALQDGKVQGTENTWSNIGSQKLDSAQPFITETNHGVLSYMVISNQKFWNSMPYPVRTQLESIIEEVTVEVNKDAEALNQKERDHVVANGKARIIALTPAERDAWRAAMQPLWKQFEGEIGTDVLRAAQVVNRKH